A genome region from Coffea arabica cultivar ET-39 chromosome 7e, Coffea Arabica ET-39 HiFi, whole genome shotgun sequence includes the following:
- the LOC113700685 gene encoding protein FAR1-RELATED SEQUENCE 5-like, producing MDCSKLAEDGTPELGMEFNIEDDAYQFYNKYAFKMGFSVRKDYLNKDKDGVTTSRRYSCCKEGVKRKYEGDVMPKRTRAPTKTGCGAKMVIVLFRGTMKYRVHDIVLEHNHELHIVQCAHIMPSQRKVSEAQGFQAEISEDAGLSLKQSHELMGKEASGMGNVGYTREDLKRYLRTRRERSLKYGEAGSMLNYFQEQTLENPSFFHAVQLDCEEQITNIFWADAGMLIDYKFFGDVVTFDTTYKTNKEYRPLGVFVGFNQHRQIVIFGAALMYDETIDSFKWVFGTFLEAMCGKRPSTILTDQDHAMAAALSVVMPETFHGLCTFHIRRNFMKHLGNHYKENSDLPYMFGACMYEFEEVEQFNRVWEAMVKKHNLENNEWLSGLYRIRDKWARCMMKERWTAGMRSTQLSESLNAAIKNHLKLDHDLVQFFRHFNRVVDEKRHNELIAEYEMRQKLPMVGLRQTPMLVHASETYSPTVFVAFQNEYGESTAMVILRQQDAAMIVEFAVMRYDGGPERIVVFNRNDLSVRCSCKKYENEGILCGHALKVFDTVGIKIIPPEYIKRRWTKRARAGDCFDRRRREVVADPKIMISTRYRELAPAMIKVATRAAMSEDTSKVAITVISDLAKRVELLLSESEEQPLQNQKNLNMEERDKIEIVNEMGEAVVARGIKKRGGGKKSRVMRSWINKFDRVKRKSRLSRTTQTTASESEPTSVSIEEYMFMGCRSSTDSVSTHSMSQTVNGPPNAIAPNIDESETEERAALLTHCDVDAYHVFAPSPQGRNNTQGLQLRADVASPENEIDE from the exons ATGGATTGCAGCAAATTGGCAGAAGATGGGACCCCTGAATTAGGAATGGAGTTCAACATCGAAGATGATGCGTACCAGTTTTACAACAAATATGCCTTTAAAATGGGTTTTAGTGTACGTAAAGACTATCTGAATAAAGACAAAGACGGCGTGACCACGTCTAGGAGATATAGTTGCTGCAAGGAAGGTGTAAAGCGCAAGTACGAAGGTGATGTGATGCCAAAGAGGACACGAGCGCCGACGAAAACAGGGTGTGGAGCTAAAATGGTTATCGTGTTGTTTAGAGGAACAATGAAGTACCGTGTGCATGACATTGTCTTAGAGCATAACCATGAGTTGCACATTGTTCAATGTGCGCACATAATGCCATCACAAAGAAAAGTGAGCGAGGCTCAAGGATTCCAAGCTGAAATAAGCGAGGACGCTGGGCTTTCATTGAAACAGAGTCATGAGCTTATGGGAAAGGAGGCAAGTGGGATGGGAAATGTGGGATATACTCGGGAAGACCTGAAACGATATCTTCGTACTCGACGGGAAAGGAGTTTGAAATATGGAGAAGCAGGTAGCATGCTGAATTATTTTCAAGAGCAAACACTCGAGAATCCATCGTTTTTTCATGCCGTACAGCTGGACTGTGAAGAGCAGATAACGAATATCTTTTGGGCTGATGCAGGAATGTTAATTGACTACAAATTTTTTGGAGACGTAGTCACATTCGAcacaacctacaaaacaaataaagaatacCGGCCACTTGGAGTGTTTGTGGGTTTTAACCAACATAGGCAAATTGTGATATTCGGTGCTGCCCTTATGTATGATGAGACTATAGATTCTTTCAAATGGGTGTTTGGTACATTTCTAGAAGCAATGTGCGGAAAGCGTCCAAGTACCATACTAACCGACCAAGATCATGCCATGGCAGCCGCTCTTTCAGTTGTTATGCCTGAAACATTTCACGGTCTATGTACGTTTCACATAAGGCGTAATTTTATGAAACATCTTGGCAATCACTACAAGGAAAATAGTGATCTTCCATACATGTTTGGTGCATGCATGTATGAGTTTGAAGAAGTGGAACAATTCAATAGGGTGTGGGAGGCGATGGTGAAGAAACACAatcttgaaaataatgaatggCTCTCCGGGTTGTATAGAATTCGTGATAAATGGGCAAGGTGCATGATGAAAGAAAGATGGACCGCGGGAATGCGAAGCACCCAACTTAGCGAAAGCCTAAATGCAGCaattaaaaatcatttgaaactgGATCATGACCTTGTGCAGTTCTTTAGACATTTCAATCGGGTGGTTGATGAAAAGAGACATAATGAACTGATCGCAGAATATGAAATGAGGCAAAAGCTCCCCATGGTCGGGTTAAGGCAAACACCTATGCTCGTGCATGCATCAGAGACGTATTCACCAACCGTATTTGTTGCATTCCAAAATGAATATGGCGAGTCAACAGCTATGGTTATATTGAGACAGCAAGATGCAGCGATGATTGTGGAGTTTGCGGTCATGAGGTATGATGGAGGACCTGAAAGAATAGTGGTATTCAATCGGAATGATCTAAGTGTACGTTGTAGTTGCAAAAAATACGAGAATGAAGGCATTTTATGTGGGCACGCGTTGAAGGTGTTTGATACTGTGGGCATAAAAATAATTCCTCCTGAATACATTAAGAGGCGATGGACAAAAAGAGCTCGGGCTGGAGACTGTTTTGATCGGCGAAGACGGGAAGTTGTGGCTGATCCTAAAATAATGATTTCAACTCGTTATCGGGAGCTCGCTCCAGCCATGATTAAGGTCGCAACTCGAGCAGCAATGTCGGAGGACACCAGCAAAGTAGCAATCACTGTCATATCCGATTTGGCAAAGAGAGTTGAGCTCCTCCTCTCAGAAAGTGAAGAGCAACCtttgcaaaatcaaaaaaatctgaATATGGAGGAAcgggataaaattgaaattgtgAATGAAATGGGGGAGGCAGTAGTCGCAAGAGGCATTAAAAAACGAGGTGGTGGGAAGAAAAGTAGAGTGATGcgaagttggatcaataaatttgacagagtaaaaagaaaatctagATTATCAAGGACTACACAGACTACg GCCTCAGAATCGGAGCCGACATCGGTTTCAATTGAGGAATACATGTTTATGGGATGTCGTTCATCTACTGACTCTGTTTCG ACGCATTCAATGAGCCAGACAGTGAATGGCCCTCCAAACGCTATTGCTCCGAATATCGATGAAAGTGAAACG GAGGAGCGTGCAGCACTTTTAACACACTGTGATGTTGATGCATATCATGTATTTGCACCTTCACCCCAG GGAAGAAATAACACCCAGGGATTGCAACTTCGCGCTGACGTCGCCTCCCCCGAGAATGAGATTGATGAATGA